A single window of Sphaerodactylus townsendi isolate TG3544 linkage group LG03, MPM_Stown_v2.3, whole genome shotgun sequence DNA harbors:
- the LOC125429107 gene encoding glycine-rich cell wall structural protein-like: GGGGGGGGGWGGGGVGGGGGGGGGGWGGGGVGGGGGGGGGGWGGGGVGGGGGGGGGGWGGGGVGGGGGGGGGGWGGGGVGGGGGGGGGGWGGGGVGGGGGGGGGGWGGGGVGGGGGGGGGGWGGGGVGGGGGGGGGGWGGGGVGGGGGGGGGGWGGGGVGGGGGGGGGGWGGGGVGGGGGGGGGGWGGGGVGGGGGGGGGGWGGGGVGGGGGGGGGGWGGGGVGGGGGGGGGGWGGGGVGGGGGGGGGGWGGGGVGGGGGGGGGGWGGGGVGGGGGGGGGGWGGGGVGGGGGGGGGGWGGGGVGGGGGGGGGGWGGGGVGGGGGGGGGGWGGGGVGGGGGGGGGGWGGGGVGGGGGGGGGGWGGGGVGGGGGGGGGGWGGGGVGGGGGGGGGGWGGGGVGGGGGGGGGGWGGGGVGGGGGGGGGGWGGGGVGGGGGGGGGGWGGGGVGGGGGGGGGGWGGGGVGGGGGGGGGGWGGGGVGGGGGGGGGGWGGGGV; encoded by the coding sequence gggggggggggtgggggggggggggggtgggggggggggggggtgggggggggggggggtgggggggggggggggtgggggggggggggggtgggggggggggggggtgggggggggggggggtgggggggggggggggtgggggggggggggggtgggggggggggggggtgggggggggggggggtgggggggggggggggtgggggggggggggggtgggggggggggggggtgggggggggggggggtgggggggggggggggtgggggggggggggggtgggggggggggggggtgggggggggggggggtgggggggggggggggtgggggggggggggggtgggggggggggggggtgggggggggggggggtgggggggggggggggtgggggggggggggggtgggggggggggggggtgggggggggggggggtgggggggggggggggtgggggggggggggggtgggggggggggggggtgggggggggggggggtgggggggggggggggtgggggggggggggggtgggggggggggggggtgggggggggggggggtgggggggggggggggtgggggggggggggggtgggggggggggggggtgggggggggggggggtgggggggggggggggtgggggggggggggggtgggggggggggggggtgggggggggggggggtgggggggggggggggtgggggggggggggggtgggggggggggggggtgggggggggggggggtgggggggggggggggtgggggggggggggggtgggggggggggggggtgggggggggggggggtgggggggggggggggtgggggggggggggggtgggggggggggggggtgggggggggggggggtgggggggggggggggtgggggggggggggggtgggggggggggggggtgggggggggggggggtgggggggggggggggtgggggggggggggggtgggggggggggggggtgggggggggggggggtgggggggggggggggtgggggggggggggggtgggggggggggggggtgggggggggggggggtgggggggggggggggtgggggggggggggggtgggggggggggggggtgggggggggggggggtgggggggggggggggtgggggggggggggggtgggggggggggggggtgggggggggggggggtgggggggggggggggtgggggggggggggggtgggggggggggggggtgggggggggggggggtgggggggggggggggtgggggggggggggggtgggggggggggggggtgggggggggggggggtgggggggggggggggtgggggggggggggggtgggggggggggggggtgggggggggggggggtgggggggggggggggtgggggggggggggggtgggggggggggggggtgggggggggggggggtgggggggggggggggtg